One Dermochelys coriacea isolate rDerCor1 chromosome 21, rDerCor1.pri.v4, whole genome shotgun sequence genomic window carries:
- the PPARD gene encoding peroxisome proliferator-activated receptor delta, protein MEQLQKEVLEVKKEEKEEAVIVAGDTSDPSGGPDSSLPSSSYTDLSQSSSPSLSDQLQMGCEETSAASLNVECRVCGDIASGFHYGVHACEGCKGFFRRTIRMKLEYEKCDRNCKIQRKNRNKCQYCRFQKCLSLGMSHNAIRFGRMPEAEKRKLVAGLTASEISCQNPQVADLKAFSKHIYDAYLKNFNMTKNKARGILTGKTGSAPPFVIHDMDTLWQAEKGLVWKQLVNGIPPYKEIGVHVFYRCQCTTVETVRELTEFAKSIPSFLGLYLNDQVTLLKYGVHEAIFAMLASIMNKDGLLVANGNGFVTREFLRSLRKPFSEIMEPKFEFAVKFNALELDDSDLSLFVAAIILCGDRPGLMDVKQVEEIQDNILQALEFHLQANHPDAQYLFPKLLQKMADLRQLVTEHAQLVQKIKKTETETSLHPLLQEIYKDMY, encoded by the exons ATGGAACAGCTACAGAAGGAAGTACTTGAGGTCaagaaggaggaaaaggaagaggcaGTGATAGTAGCAGGTGACACCTCAGACCCAAGTGGAGGACCAGATAGTTCGCTGCCTTCTAGCAGCTATACAG ACCTCTCCCAGAGCTCTTCTCCATCCCTGTCGGACCAACTCCAGATGGGCTGCGAGGAGACATCTGCTGCAAGTCTGAATGTGGAATGCAGGGTCTGTGGGGATATAGCATCAGGATTTCATTATGGAGTGCATGCATGCGAGGGCTGCAAG GGTTTCTTCCGTCGGACGATCCGCATGAAGCTGGAGTACGAGAAGTGTGACCGGAACTGTAAAATCCAGAGGAAGAACCGGAATAAGTGCCAGTATTGTCGCTTCCAGAAATGCCTCTCGCTGGGCATGTCGCACAATG CCATTCGTTTTGGCCGCATGCCAGAAGCAGAGAAGAGGAAGCTAGTAGCGGGCCTGACGGCGAGCGAGATCAGCTGCCAGAACCCACAGGTGGCTGACCTGAAAGCTTTCTCCAAGCACATCTACGACGCCTACCTGAAAAACTTCAACATGACCAAAAATAAGGCAAGAGGCATCCTCACTGGGAAGACCGGCAGCGCCCCG CCGTTCGTGATCCATGACATGGACACCCTGTGGCAGGCAGAAAAGGGGCTGGTCTGGAAGCAACTTGTCAACGGGATCCCCCCATACAAGGAGATTGGGGTCCACGTCTTCTACCGCTGCCAGTGCACCACGGTGGAGACAGTGCGGGAGCTCACCGAGTTCGCCAAGAGCATTCCCAGCTTCCTCGGCCTCTACCTGAACGACCAGGTGACTCTGCTGAAGTACGGGGTCCATGAAGCCATCTTCGCCATGCTGGCCTCCATCATGAATAAGGACGGGCTTCTGGTGGCCAACGGGAACGGGTTTGTCACACGCGAGTTCTTGCGCAGCCTGCGCAAGCCCTTCAGCGAGATCATGGAGCCCAAGTTTGAGTTTGCTGTGAAGTTCAATGCCCTGGAGCTGGACGACAGCGACCTGTCTCTCTTCGTGGCTGCCATTATCCTGTGTGGGG ACCGCCCTGGCCTGATGGACGTGAAGCAGGTGGAGGAGATACAGGACAACATCCTCCAGGCCCTGGAGTTCCACTTGCAGGCCAACCACCCGGACGCTCAGTACCTCTTCCCCAAGCTGCTCCAGAAGATGGCTGACCTGCGGCAGCTGGTGACCGAGCACGCACAGCTGGtgcaaaagattaaaaagaccgaGACGGAGACCTCATTGCACCCGCTCCTGCAGGAAATCTACAAGGACATGTACTGA
- the FANCE gene encoding Fanconi anemia group E protein isoform X3: MEAPPVPWLQRFDKPSRLLLHTLTSGPCGALAAFRALQRSQACNEPGQAFHWQNFTETLCAEEPVLRGPEQNLTLRPILLLLPMQCQRNLFSLLHMVQGSMPKDCLSQLLQATRKDPSPDLWVQALRDLLQRGLREERSCWTPLPLTDTCQQQLKTLCRKIVGGTRSKPDLERKRSWFIQEHPGPELWLAGDVTDSASQLRKRKQVAEESLDPEGEWQRKRSRLEEEELDLEPLAGCAFVKGAGAGEDEIGIEASGHGSIRSQTRDANENAQPDAIMETREASQGSQRDAEAKVPDFMQMHVPRLKMLLEMESNQTDGTAPPELQILNECTPGQLEGLCSLLQLSERPERTLMHFCTWLLALTPEVSYLNAAVLTEQLFLQRVLSLTQPASRHLMAALTSFCSKYARPVCCALITPALRAQGAGPEGTKLVCELIEDSLEPEYVRLVLSQVLEMPWSEELITVVQTLLGRQVELPPELFNLLVLKLCRLAQEFAKSMNYTKLMMAVLTIYSSNITPAHRRHLSGAVHLNRTALRKSLQAALEQMAPR; the protein is encoded by the exons ATGGAAGCTCCCCCAGTGCCCTGGCTGCAGAGGTTTGACAAGCCTTCCCGTCTCCTCCTCCACACGCTGACGTCCGGGCCCTGCGGGGCGCTGGCTGCCTTCCGAGCCCTCCAGCGCAGCCAGGCCTGCAACGAGCCGGGGCAGGCGTTCCACTGGCAGAACTTCACCGAGACCTTATGTGCTGAAGAGCCCGTGCTGCGGGGGCCCGAGCAGAACCTCACCCT gagaccgatactgctgctgcttcctatGCAGTGCCAGAGAAatctcttctccctgctgcaCATGGTGCAGGGCAGCATGCCAAAGGACTGCCTCAGCCAGCTGCTTCAGGCCACCCGGAAAGATCCCAGCCCAGACCTCTGGGTGCAGGCCCTGCGGGATCTACTTCAGAGGGGGCTGAGAGAAGAGAGGAGCTGTTGGACTCCACTTCCGTTGACAGACACGTGCCAGCAGCAGCTTAAAACTCTGTGCCGGAAGATTGTGGGTGGCACTCGGAGCAAACCGGACTTGGAAAGGAAACGGAGCTGGTTCATCCAGGAGCATCCAGGCCCTGaactctggcttgctggggatgtGACCGACTCTGCATCTCAGCTTAGGAAACGCAAGCAAGTAGCTGAGGAAAGTTTGGACCCCGAGGGGGAGTGGCAGAGGAAAAGGTCCCGGTTGGAAGAGGAGGAGTTAGATCTGGAACCTCTGGCAGGATGCGCCTTTGTGAAAGGAGCTGGTGCGGGGGAGGATGAGATTGGTATAGAGGCGTCTGGACATGGGTCCATTCGGAGCCAAACCAGGGATGCCAATGAAAATGCCCAGCCAGACGCCATCATGGAGACAAGAGAGGCCAGTCAGGGTTCCCAGCGGGACGCAGAAGCAAAAGTCCCTGATTTTATGCAG ATGCATGTACCTAGACTTAAGATGCTGCTAGAGATGGAGTCAAAT CAAACAGACGGGACCGCCCCTCCCGAACTGCAGATCCTGAACGAGTGCACCCCTGGCCAG cTGGAGGGACTGTGCTCATTACTCCAGCTCTCGGAGCGCCCGGAACGCACCCTCATGCATTTCTGCACCTGGCTGCTGGCTCTCACGCCCGAGGTCAGCTACCTTAACGCAGCAGTTCTGACGGAGCAACTCTTCCTCCAGCGG GTTCTCTCGCTGACCCAGCCGGCCTCCCGTCATCTCATGGCTGCGCTGACCTCGTTCTGCTCCAAGTACGCTCGCCCAGTCTGCTGTGCCTTGATCACTCCAGCCCTGCGGGCCCAGGGGGCAG GTCCCGAGGGGACGAAGCTAGTGTGCGAGCTGATAGAGGACAGTCTGGAGCCGGAGTATGTGAGGCTGGTACTCAG CCAGGTCCTGGAGATGCCATGGTCAGAGGAGCTCATCACTGTTGTACAGACATTGCTGGGAAGGCAG GTAGAGCTGCCCCCTGAGCTCTTTAACCTCCTGGTCCTGAAACTGTGCCGGCTGGCCCAGGAGTTTGCTAAGTCAATGAATTACACGAAGCTGATGATGGCTGTGCTGACCATATACAGCAGCAat ATTACTCCAGCCCACCGGAGACATTTGTCTGGTGCTGTGCATCTCAACCGCACAGCTCTCCGGAAATCTCTGCAGGCTGCCCTGGAACAAATGGCTCCCAG gtga
- the LOC119846427 gene encoding probable E3 ubiquitin-protein ligase makorin-1 isoform X1, giving the protein MPVQTCALWLCARARMEPGSLVAAGGVQPSRGACSRALCRNFARGACRWGQNCRFSHDRKSAQICRYFQNGFCGYGDRCSYQHVQDPPAPAWSRCGSQPALSLSRRGSEPAVRPEAAAGSRGRARRGSEPSVPSVTQLQLNFRQLSTEFEEEEEDQEMVPVPMYPPNGAVSRAFVPRQARRGSGSRPWDLGLQRTSLAPEAASNKAIVPAPRTLEAAGGLGAAAASLGELRSEDVVCGICMDKVYEKASPEERVFGILPNCSHAYCVGCIRKWRKSREFQNAVIKACPECRVTSSYFIPHKYWVSNMDEKEKLIETFKARTGKIRCKFFARGRGRCPFKSECIYLHELPARMWPPQQRPPCGTGPGAFNPSPSESSEEEDDDVCLFQWALTVALLQGDVDDPDYCHEIFLLDSSDSD; this is encoded by the exons ATGCCAGTGCAGACGTGT gcacttTGGCTCTGTGCTCGGGCGAGGATGGAGCCTGGCTCGCTGGTCGCAGCTGGAGGGGTGCAGCCCAGCAGGGGTGCCTGCTCCAGGGCTCTGTGCAG GAACTTTGCCCGTGGAGCCTGCAGATGGGGTCAGAATTGCCGTTTCTCCCATGACCGGAAGTCAGCCCAGATCTGCAGGTATTTCCAGAATGGGTTCTGCGGCTACGGAGATCGTTGCAG CTACCAGCATGTCCAAGACCCTCCAGCCCCTGCTTGGAGCAGATGCGGCTCACAACCTGCCTTATCGCTGAGCCGCCGGGGCTCGGAGCCAGCCGTccggccagaagcagcagctgggagccgggGAAGAGCCAGGCGGGGCTCGGAGCCCTCCGTCCCCAGCGTGACGCAGCTGCAACTGAACTTCAGGCAGCTGAGCACCGAgtttgaggaggaagaggaagatcaAGAGATGGTCCCCGTCCCCATGTATCCCCCAAACGGGGCTGTCAGCAGAGCGTTTGTCCCCAGGCAGGCCCGGCGTGGATCAG GTTCCCGACCATGGGATCTGGGATTGCAGAGAACTTCCCTGGCACCAGAGGCTGCATCTAACAAGGCGATTGTCCCAGCACCTCGAACCTTAGAG GCAGCTGGTGGGCTGGGAGCAGCTGCCGCTTCGCTGGGGGAGCTGCGGAGCGAGGACGTGGTGTGCGGCATCTGTATGGACAAGGTCTATGAGAAGGCCTCGCCCGAAGAGCGCGTGTTCGGCATCCTCCCCAACTGCAGCCACGCCTACTGCGTCGGCTGCATCCGCAAGTGGCGCAAGAGCAGGGAGTTCCAGAACGCGGTGATCAA GGCCTGCCCCGAGTGCCGGGTCACGTCCAGCTACTTCATCCCCCACAAATACTGGGTCTCCAACATGGACGAAAAGGAGAAGCTGATAGAAACCTTCAAGGCGCGGACTGG GAAAATAAGATGCAAGTTCTTTGCCCGTGGCCGTGGACGCTGTCCTTTTAAATCAGAGTGCATCTACCTTCATGAGCTCCCGGCCAGGATGTGGCCCCCTCAACAGAGACCTCCATGTGGGACAGGCCCGGGG GCATTCAATCCCTCTCCCTCCGAGAGCTCGGAGGAGGAGGACGATGATGTGTGCTTGTTCCAGTGGGCTCTCACCGTTGCGCTGCTACAGGGGGACGTCGACGATCCAGACTACTGCCATGAGATTTTCCTCTTGGATTCCAGTGACTCGGACTAG
- the FANCE gene encoding Fanconi anemia group E protein isoform X1, with protein MFSAITEANRSHRAYTMEAPPVPWLQRFDKPSRLLLHTLTSGPCGALAAFRALQRSQACNEPGQAFHWQNFTETLCAEEPVLRGPEQNLTLRPILLLLPMQCQRNLFSLLHMVQGSMPKDCLSQLLQATRKDPSPDLWVQALRDLLQRGLREERSCWTPLPLTDTCQQQLKTLCRKIVGGTRSKPDLERKRSWFIQEHPGPELWLAGDVTDSASQLRKRKQVAEESLDPEGEWQRKRSRLEEEELDLEPLAGCAFVKGAGAGEDEIGIEASGHGSIRSQTRDANENAQPDAIMETREASQGSQRDAEAKVPDFMQMHVPRLKMLLEMESNQTDGTAPPELQILNECTPGQLEGLCSLLQLSERPERTLMHFCTWLLALTPEVSYLNAAVLTEQLFLQRVLSLTQPASRHLMAALTSFCSKYARPVCCALITPALRAQGAGPEGTKLVCELIEDSLEPEYVRLVLSQVLEMPWSEELITVVQTLLGRQVELPPELFNLLVLKLCRLAQEFAKSMNYTKLMMAVLTIYSSNITPAHRRHLSGAVHLNRTALRKSLQAALEQMAPR; from the exons ATGTTCAGCGCTATAACGGAGGCTAATAGGAGCCACAG GGCCTATACGATGGAAGCTCCCCCAGTGCCCTGGCTGCAGAGGTTTGACAAGCCTTCCCGTCTCCTCCTCCACACGCTGACGTCCGGGCCCTGCGGGGCGCTGGCTGCCTTCCGAGCCCTCCAGCGCAGCCAGGCCTGCAACGAGCCGGGGCAGGCGTTCCACTGGCAGAACTTCACCGAGACCTTATGTGCTGAAGAGCCCGTGCTGCGGGGGCCCGAGCAGAACCTCACCCT gagaccgatactgctgctgcttcctatGCAGTGCCAGAGAAatctcttctccctgctgcaCATGGTGCAGGGCAGCATGCCAAAGGACTGCCTCAGCCAGCTGCTTCAGGCCACCCGGAAAGATCCCAGCCCAGACCTCTGGGTGCAGGCCCTGCGGGATCTACTTCAGAGGGGGCTGAGAGAAGAGAGGAGCTGTTGGACTCCACTTCCGTTGACAGACACGTGCCAGCAGCAGCTTAAAACTCTGTGCCGGAAGATTGTGGGTGGCACTCGGAGCAAACCGGACTTGGAAAGGAAACGGAGCTGGTTCATCCAGGAGCATCCAGGCCCTGaactctggcttgctggggatgtGACCGACTCTGCATCTCAGCTTAGGAAACGCAAGCAAGTAGCTGAGGAAAGTTTGGACCCCGAGGGGGAGTGGCAGAGGAAAAGGTCCCGGTTGGAAGAGGAGGAGTTAGATCTGGAACCTCTGGCAGGATGCGCCTTTGTGAAAGGAGCTGGTGCGGGGGAGGATGAGATTGGTATAGAGGCGTCTGGACATGGGTCCATTCGGAGCCAAACCAGGGATGCCAATGAAAATGCCCAGCCAGACGCCATCATGGAGACAAGAGAGGCCAGTCAGGGTTCCCAGCGGGACGCAGAAGCAAAAGTCCCTGATTTTATGCAG ATGCATGTACCTAGACTTAAGATGCTGCTAGAGATGGAGTCAAAT CAAACAGACGGGACCGCCCCTCCCGAACTGCAGATCCTGAACGAGTGCACCCCTGGCCAG cTGGAGGGACTGTGCTCATTACTCCAGCTCTCGGAGCGCCCGGAACGCACCCTCATGCATTTCTGCACCTGGCTGCTGGCTCTCACGCCCGAGGTCAGCTACCTTAACGCAGCAGTTCTGACGGAGCAACTCTTCCTCCAGCGG GTTCTCTCGCTGACCCAGCCGGCCTCCCGTCATCTCATGGCTGCGCTGACCTCGTTCTGCTCCAAGTACGCTCGCCCAGTCTGCTGTGCCTTGATCACTCCAGCCCTGCGGGCCCAGGGGGCAG GTCCCGAGGGGACGAAGCTAGTGTGCGAGCTGATAGAGGACAGTCTGGAGCCGGAGTATGTGAGGCTGGTACTCAG CCAGGTCCTGGAGATGCCATGGTCAGAGGAGCTCATCACTGTTGTACAGACATTGCTGGGAAGGCAG GTAGAGCTGCCCCCTGAGCTCTTTAACCTCCTGGTCCTGAAACTGTGCCGGCTGGCCCAGGAGTTTGCTAAGTCAATGAATTACACGAAGCTGATGATGGCTGTGCTGACCATATACAGCAGCAat ATTACTCCAGCCCACCGGAGACATTTGTCTGGTGCTGTGCATCTCAACCGCACAGCTCTCCGGAAATCTCTGCAGGCTGCCCTGGAACAAATGGCTCCCAG gtga
- the FANCE gene encoding Fanconi anemia group E protein isoform X2, protein MFSAITEANRSHRAYTMEAPPVPWLQRFDKPSRLLLHTLTSGPCGALAAFRALQRSQACNEPGQAFHWQNFTETLCAEEPVLRGPEQNLTLRPILLLLPMQCQRNLFSLLHMVQGSMPKDCLSQLLQATRKDPSPDLWVQALRDLLQRGLREERSCWTPLPLTDTCQQQLKTLCRKIVGGTRSKPDLERKRSWFIQEHPGPELWLAGDVTDSASQLRKRKQVAEESLDPEGEWQRKRSRLEEEELDLEPLAGCAFVKGAGAGEDEIGIEASGHGSIRSQTRDANENAQPDAIMETREASQGSQRDAEAKVPDFMQMHVPRLKMLLEMESNQTDGTAPPELQILNECTPGQLEGLCSLLQLSERPERTLMHFCTWLLALTPEVSYLNAAVLTEQLFLQRVLSLTQPASRHLMAALTSFCSKYARPVCCALITPALRAQGAGPEGTKLVCELIEDSLEPEYVRLVLSQVLEMPWSEELITVVQTLLGRQVELPPELFNLLVLKLCRLAQEFAKSMNYTKLMMAVLTIYSSNITPAHRRHLSGAVHLNRTALRKSLQAALEQMAPR, encoded by the exons ATGTTCAGCGCTATAACGGAGGCTAATAGGAGCCACAG GGCCTATACGATGGAAGCTCCCCCAGTGCCCTGGCTGCAGAGGTTTGACAAGCCTTCCCGTCTCCTCCTCCACACGCTGACGTCCGGGCCCTGCGGGGCGCTGGCTGCCTTCCGAGCCCTCCAGCGCAGCCAGGCCTGCAACGAGCCGGGGCAGGCGTTCCACTGGCAGAACTTCACCGAGACCTTATGTGCTGAAGAGCCCGTGCTGCGGGGGCCCGAGCAGAACCTCACCCT gagaccgatactgctgctgcttcctatGCAGTGCCAGAGAAatctcttctccctgctgcaCATGGTGCAGGGCAGCATGCCAAAGGACTGCCTCAGCCAGCTGCTTCAGGCCACCCGGAAAGATCCCAGCCCAGACCTCTGGGTGCAGGCCCTGCGGGATCTACTTCAGAGGGGGCTGAGAGAAGAGAGGAGCTGTTGGACTCCACTTCCGTTGACAGACACGTGCCAGCAGCAGCTTAAAACTCTGTGCCGGAAGATTGTGGGTGGCACTCGGAGCAAACCGGACTTGGAAAGGAAACGGAGCTGGTTCATCCAGGAGCATCCAGGCCCTGaactctggcttgctggggatgtGACCGACTCTGCATCTCAGCTTAGGAAACGCAAGCAAGTAGCTGAGGAAAGTTTGGACCCCGAGGGGGAGTGGCAGAGGAAAAGGTCCCGGTTGGAAGAGGAGGAGTTAGATCTGGAACCTCTGGCAGGATGCGCCTTTGTGAAAGGAGCTGGTGCGGGGGAGGATGAGATTGGTATAGAGGCGTCTGGACATGGGTCCATTCGGAGCCAAACCAGGGATGCCAATGAAAATGCCCAGCCAGACGCCATCATGGAGACAAGAGAGGCCAGTCAGGGTTCCCAGCGGGACGCAGAAGCAAAAGTCCCTGATTTTATGCAG ATGCATGTACCTAGACTTAAGATGCTGCTAGAGATGGAGTCAAAT CAAACAGACGGGACCGCCCCTCCCGAACTGCAGATCCTGAACGAGTGCACCCCTGGCCAG cTGGAGGGACTGTGCTCATTACTCCAGCTCTCGGAGCGCCCGGAACGCACCCTCATGCATTTCTGCACCTGGCTGCTGGCTCTCACGCCCGAGGTCAGCTACCTTAACGCAGCAGTTCTGACGGAGCAACTCTTCCTCCAGCGG GTTCTCTCGCTGACCCAGCCGGCCTCCCGTCATCTCATGGCTGCGCTGACCTCGTTCTGCTCCAAGTACGCTCGCCCAGTCTGCTGTGCCTTGATCACTCCAGCCCTGCGGGCCCAGGGGGCAG GTCCCGAGGGGACGAAGCTAGTGTGCGAGCTGATAGAGGACAGTCTGGAGCCGGAGTATGTGAGGCTGGTACTCAG CCAGGTCCTGGAGATGCCATGGTCAGAGGAGCTCATCACTGTTGTACAGACATTGCTGGGAAGGCAG GTAGAGCTGCCCCCTGAGCTCTTTAACCTCCTGGTCCTGAAACTGTGCCGGCTGGCCCAGGAGTTTGCTAAGTCAATGAATTACACGAAGCTGATGATGGCTGTGCTGACCATATACAGCAGCAat ATTACTCCAGCCCACCGGAGACATTTGTCTGGTGCTGTGCATCTCAACCGCACAGCTCTCCGGAAATCTCTGCAGGCTGCCCTGGAACAAATGGCTCCCAGGTGA
- the LOC119846427 gene encoding probable E3 ubiquitin-protein ligase makorin-1 isoform X2 has translation MGSWVCPHLSALPMGSALGEAGLNPSPRRKSSGGWGEALWLCARARMEPGSLVAAGGVQPSRGACSRALCRNFARGACRWGQNCRFSHDRKSAQICRYFQNGFCGYGDRCSYQHVQDPPAPAWSRCGSQPALSLSRRGSEPAVRPEAAAGSRGRARRGSEPSVPSVTQLQLNFRQLSTEFEEEEEDQEMVPVPMYPPNGAVSRAFVPRQARRGSGSRPWDLGLQRTSLAPEAASNKAIVPAPRTLEAAGGLGAAAASLGELRSEDVVCGICMDKVYEKASPEERVFGILPNCSHAYCVGCIRKWRKSREFQNAVIKACPECRVTSSYFIPHKYWVSNMDEKEKLIETFKARTGKIRCKFFARGRGRCPFKSECIYLHELPARMWPPQQRPPCGTGPGAFNPSPSESSEEEDDDVCLFQWALTVALLQGDVDDPDYCHEIFLLDSSDSD, from the exons ATgggcagctgggtgtgtcctcaCCTCTCTGCCTTGCCAATGGGCTCGGCCTTGGGGGAGGCTGGTTTAAACCCCTCCCCGCGCCGCAAGagttctggggggtggggagaggcacttTGGCTCTGTGCTCGGGCGAGGATGGAGCCTGGCTCGCTGGTCGCAGCTGGAGGGGTGCAGCCCAGCAGGGGTGCCTGCTCCAGGGCTCTGTGCAG GAACTTTGCCCGTGGAGCCTGCAGATGGGGTCAGAATTGCCGTTTCTCCCATGACCGGAAGTCAGCCCAGATCTGCAGGTATTTCCAGAATGGGTTCTGCGGCTACGGAGATCGTTGCAG CTACCAGCATGTCCAAGACCCTCCAGCCCCTGCTTGGAGCAGATGCGGCTCACAACCTGCCTTATCGCTGAGCCGCCGGGGCTCGGAGCCAGCCGTccggccagaagcagcagctgggagccgggGAAGAGCCAGGCGGGGCTCGGAGCCCTCCGTCCCCAGCGTGACGCAGCTGCAACTGAACTTCAGGCAGCTGAGCACCGAgtttgaggaggaagaggaagatcaAGAGATGGTCCCCGTCCCCATGTATCCCCCAAACGGGGCTGTCAGCAGAGCGTTTGTCCCCAGGCAGGCCCGGCGTGGATCAG GTTCCCGACCATGGGATCTGGGATTGCAGAGAACTTCCCTGGCACCAGAGGCTGCATCTAACAAGGCGATTGTCCCAGCACCTCGAACCTTAGAG GCAGCTGGTGGGCTGGGAGCAGCTGCCGCTTCGCTGGGGGAGCTGCGGAGCGAGGACGTGGTGTGCGGCATCTGTATGGACAAGGTCTATGAGAAGGCCTCGCCCGAAGAGCGCGTGTTCGGCATCCTCCCCAACTGCAGCCACGCCTACTGCGTCGGCTGCATCCGCAAGTGGCGCAAGAGCAGGGAGTTCCAGAACGCGGTGATCAA GGCCTGCCCCGAGTGCCGGGTCACGTCCAGCTACTTCATCCCCCACAAATACTGGGTCTCCAACATGGACGAAAAGGAGAAGCTGATAGAAACCTTCAAGGCGCGGACTGG GAAAATAAGATGCAAGTTCTTTGCCCGTGGCCGTGGACGCTGTCCTTTTAAATCAGAGTGCATCTACCTTCATGAGCTCCCGGCCAGGATGTGGCCCCCTCAACAGAGACCTCCATGTGGGACAGGCCCGGGG GCATTCAATCCCTCTCCCTCCGAGAGCTCGGAGGAGGAGGACGATGATGTGTGCTTGTTCCAGTGGGCTCTCACCGTTGCGCTGCTACAGGGGGACGTCGACGATCCAGACTACTGCCATGAGATTTTCCTCTTGGATTCCAGTGACTCGGACTAG